Proteins encoded within one genomic window of Corvus hawaiiensis isolate bCorHaw1 chromosome 9, bCorHaw1.pri.cur, whole genome shotgun sequence:
- the RWDD3 gene encoding RWD domain-containing protein 3, producing the protein MSELAREELSALAAIYCEPGACEVLAASETHGISFRIQISVKEVLDTDVVLKLLFHLPVNYPSTLPDISVNSDQLTRAQCMDVKDKLLEQAKKHLSEPMVHDLILWVQQHLKDVIKQSATVCNEKTALSKGTEDGIWMLLLHLDHMRAKAKYVKTVEKWASNLRLTGRLMFMGKIILILLQGDRSSIKEYLILQKTSKVDVDSGGKKCKEKMMSVLCETEIQSQHKRFQTFEIKEYSALEELQKEFEAAGLKTLFSEFVPPLFK; encoded by the exons ATGTCGGAGCTGGCGCGGGAGGAGCTGTCGGCGCTCGCCGCCATCTACTGCGAGCCGGGCGCCTGCGAGGTGCTGGCGGCCTCAG aaaCACATGGAATCTCATTTAGAATTCAAATCAGTGTGAAAGAAGTGTTGGATACAGATGTAGTTTTAAAGCTGTTATTTCATTTACCAGTCAATTACCCATCAACTCTACCGGATATATCTGTTAACTCAGACCAGCTTACAAGGGCCCAATGCATGGACGTGAAAGATAAATTACTTGAACAAGCAAAGAAGCATCTTTCTGAACCCATGGTGCATGATCTGATTCTTTGGGTACAGCAGCATCTTAAAGATGTCATTAAGCAATCAGCAACAGTTTGCAATGAAAAAACTGCTTTGTCAAAAGGAACAGAAGATGGTATCTGGATGCTCCTTTTGCATTTAGATCACATGAGAGCAAAGGCAAAATATGTGAAAACTGTGGAAAAATGGGCTTCAAATCTAAGGCTGACTGGAAGACTGATGTTCATGGGCAAGATAATATTGATTCTTCTTCAGGGTGACAGGAGCAGCATTAAG gAGTACTTGATTCTTCAGAAAACTTCTAAGGTAGATGTGGACTCAGgtggaaagaaatgcaaagagaaaatgatGAGTGTACTGTGTGAGACAGAAATACAGTCACAGCATAAAAG GTTTCAGACATTCGAAATCAAAGAATATTCAGCACTGGAGGAGCTACAAAAGGAATTTGAAGCTGCAGGACTTAAAACTCTTTTCTCTGAGTTTGTCCCTCCtctctttaaataa
- the LOC125330151 gene encoding holocytochrome c-type synthase, with amino-acid sequence MGLSASSPAAAEQSPNASRQYHTASPPSECPMHQEKMSGCPMHMKTADHRTENTDDVPAHQERAYEFVACPVKSGASQVKDDIDPSNMMPPPNQQPSPGQPFPLSTVREESSIPRAHSDKKWVYPSEQMFWNAMLRKGWRWKDDDITSEDMTNIIKIHNQNNEQAWKEILKWEALHAMECPCGPSLMRFGGKAKEYSPRARIRSWMGYELPFDRHDWIVDRCGKEVRYVIDYYDGGAVDKNYQFTILDVRPALDSLSAVWDRVKVAWWRWTS; translated from the exons ATGGGTTTGTCCGCATCCTCCccggctgctgcagagcagtcaCCGAATGCATCCAGGCAATATCACACGGCGTCTCCCCCGTCAGAATGTCCCATGCATCAGGAAAAAATGAGCG GTTGTCCAATGCACATGAAGACTGCTGATCATAGAACTGAGAATACAGATGATGTTCCTGCACATCAAGAAAGAGCTTATGAGTTTGTAGCATGTCCTGTGAAGTCTGGTGCTTCTCAAGTGAAAGATGACATAGATCCCAGCAATATG ATGCCTCCTCCCAATCAGCAGCCATCCCCAGGTCAACCATTTCCACTGTCAACTGTTAGAGAAGAATCTTCTATTCCTAGAGCACATTCTGACAAGAAATGGGTCTACCCTTCAGAGCAAATGTTCTGGAATGCTATGCTAAGAAAAGG GTGGAGGTGGAAAGATGATGACATAACAAGTGAAGACATGACCAACATTATTAAGATTCATAACCAAAATAATGAGCAAGCTTGGAAGGAGATTTTGAAGTGGGAAGCTCTACATGCTAT GGAATGTCCATGTGGGCCGTCACTGATGCGGTTTGGAGGCAAAGCAAAGGAGTACTCACCAAGAGCCAGAATACGTTCATGGATGGG GTATGAGCTGCCTTTTGATCGGCATGACTGGATAGTGGACCGCTGTGGGAAGGAAGTGCGCTATGTTATCGATTACTATGATGGCGGGGCAGTGGACAAGAACTACCAGTTCACCATCTTGGATGTGCGCCCTGCGCTGGACTCGCTCTCGGCCGTCTGGGACAGAGTGAAGGTGGCCTGGTGGCGCTGGACTTCCTAA